One Polaribacter sp. KT25b DNA segment encodes these proteins:
- a CDS encoding glycoside hydrolase family 30 beta sandwich domain-containing protein: MILSCQNNQDKLNVEVYETSASGNNLTKLEGFSSDENQKETIKVKLLPTKKRQTITGFGGAFTESSAYLLNRLSKEKRDTIIQAYFSTEGANYSLTRTHMNSCDFSISQYSYSPVADDVNLEHFSVKEDKDDLIPMIKDALKASTDGFKIFASPWTAVPWMKDNNKWVGGKLLPNYYDTWALFFSKYVDAYKAEGIDIWGFTVENEPLGNGNNWESMHYSPDEMTNFVQNHLGPKLEADGHQVKILGYDQNREHLKEWIDSQYKNEATSKYFDGTAIHWYASTYEIFPEELQYAHQKAPNKYLIQTEACVDSQVPVWQDDAWYWQKEATDWGWDWAPEKDKYLHPKYAPVNRYARDIIGCLNNYVDGWVDWNMVLDTKGGPNWFKNWCIAPVIVDPQTDEVYFTPLYYTLAHFSKFIRPEAKVIELENTDKDLLITAAENLDGTIAVVVFNEKETPKSIKLSLGEKNIKIAIQGQAIQTIVVKN; the protein is encoded by the coding sequence ATGATTTTAAGCTGTCAAAATAATCAAGATAAATTAAATGTAGAGGTTTACGAAACTTCTGCAAGCGGAAATAATTTAACCAAATTAGAGGGTTTTTCTTCGGATGAAAATCAGAAAGAAACCATAAAAGTGAAGCTATTACCAACTAAAAAAAGACAAACAATTACTGGTTTTGGGGGTGCTTTTACAGAATCTTCAGCGTATTTGTTAAATCGTTTAAGCAAAGAAAAAAGAGACACGATAATTCAGGCTTATTTTTCAACTGAAGGTGCAAATTATTCATTGACAAGAACACATATGAATTCTTGCGATTTTTCAATTTCTCAATACTCGTATTCGCCTGTGGCTGATGATGTTAATCTTGAACATTTTTCAGTAAAAGAAGACAAAGACGATTTAATTCCGATGATAAAAGATGCCTTGAAAGCATCAACAGACGGATTTAAAATTTTTGCTTCTCCTTGGACAGCAGTCCCTTGGATGAAAGATAATAACAAATGGGTAGGTGGTAAATTACTGCCAAATTATTATGATACTTGGGCATTGTTTTTCTCTAAATATGTAGATGCTTACAAAGCAGAAGGTATAGATATTTGGGGTTTTACTGTAGAAAATGAACCTTTAGGAAATGGTAATAATTGGGAAAGTATGCATTATTCACCTGATGAAATGACCAATTTTGTACAAAATCATTTAGGACCAAAATTAGAAGCAGATGGTCATCAAGTAAAAATTTTAGGATACGATCAAAATAGAGAGCATTTAAAAGAATGGATAGATTCTCAATACAAAAACGAAGCAACTTCTAAATATTTTGATGGTACAGCCATTCATTGGTATGCAAGTACGTATGAAATTTTTCCTGAAGAGTTGCAATACGCACACCAAAAAGCGCCAAATAAATATTTAATTCAAACAGAAGCTTGTGTAGATTCTCAGGTTCCTGTTTGGCAAGATGATGCTTGGTATTGGCAAAAAGAAGCAACAGATTGGGGTTGGGATTGGGCTCCTGAAAAAGACAAATATCTACATCCTAAATACGCTCCTGTTAATAGATATGCAAGAGATATTATTGGTTGTTTAAATAATTATGTTGATGGTTGGGTAGATTGGAATATGGTTTTAGACACCAAAGGTGGACCAAATTGGTTTAAGAATTGGTGTATTGCTCCAGTTATTGTAGATCCGCAAACAGATGAGGTGTATTTTACGCCTTTGTATTATACATTGGCACATTTTAGCAAATTTATTAGACCTGAAGCTAAAGTTATAGAACTAGAAAATACAGATAAAGATTTACTGATTACAGCTGCAGAAAATCTTGATGGAACGATAGCTGTAGTTGTTTTTAATGAAAAAGAAACTCCAAAAAGTATTAAGCTTTCTTTAGGTGAAAAGAACATCAAAATAGCTATTCAAGGTCAAGCAATTCAAACGATTGTTGTTAAAAACTAA